In Paenibacillus ihbetae, the following are encoded in one genomic region:
- the rplS gene encoding 50S ribosomal protein L19, with the protein MNIVQAITQEQLRKDIPSFRPGDTLKVHVKVIEGSRERIQLFEGVVIKRRGGGISETFTVRKISYGVGVERTFPINSPKIEKIEVARRGKVRRAKLYYLRELRGKAARIKEIRR; encoded by the coding sequence ATGAATATCGTACAAGCGATTACTCAAGAACAACTGCGCAAGGATATTCCGAGCTTTCGTCCTGGTGACACTTTGAAAGTGCACGTTAAGGTTATCGAGGGATCTCGTGAGCGTATCCAGCTGTTCGAAGGTGTAGTAATTAAACGTCGCGGTGGCGGAATCAGTGAGACTTTTACGGTTCGTAAAATTTCTTACGGTGTTGGTGTGGAAAGAACTTTCCCAATCAACTCGCCAAAAATCGAGAAAATCGAAGTGGCTCGCCGTGGTAAAGTGCGTCGTGCGAAGCTTTATTATCTTCGTGAACTGCGCGGTAAAGCAGCGAGAATTAAAGAAATTCGTCGTTAA
- the lepB gene encoding signal peptidase I — protein MQKNHEGAMDPGVEKPAKKAKNELLEWLKALLIALVLVVLIRWLLFKPFIVQGPSMEPNFVSNQKLIVNEILYDFRKPERGEVIVFHVPDEGRDFIKRVIAVAGDTVKVEGDKVFVNGEQINETYIQEAIDQAHAEGRLYNNTDFPNSFVTEGVVPEGHVFVMGDNRSNSTDSRMIGYVPLGDIIGRADLVFWPLKDIGIVNH, from the coding sequence ATGCAGAAAAATCATGAGGGAGCAATGGATCCTGGTGTGGAGAAACCGGCCAAGAAGGCAAAGAATGAATTATTGGAATGGCTGAAGGCACTTCTCATCGCCCTGGTACTCGTTGTTCTGATTCGCTGGCTTCTCTTCAAACCGTTTATCGTACAAGGTCCATCTATGGAGCCTAACTTCGTATCCAATCAAAAGCTGATCGTAAATGAGATCCTGTACGATTTCCGCAAACCGGAGCGGGGGGAAGTCATTGTGTTCCATGTACCGGACGAAGGCAGGGACTTCATTAAGCGCGTCATCGCCGTTGCGGGAGACACTGTCAAAGTGGAAGGCGATAAGGTGTTTGTCAATGGAGAGCAAATCAATGAAACCTACATACAGGAAGCAATTGATCAGGCCCATGCGGAAGGCAGATTATACAACAATACGGATTTCCCGAACTCCTTCGTCACTGAAGGGGTCGTGCCTGAAGGGCATGTATTTGTGATGGGAGATAACCGGTCGAACAGCACCGACAGCCGGATGATTGGATATGTCCCTTTGGGGGATATTATTGGTCGGGCCGATTTGGTTTTTTGGCCGCTGAAAGATATTGGGATCGTCAATCATTAA
- the ylqF gene encoding ribosome biogenesis GTPase YlqF, giving the protein MTIQWFPGHMTKARRQIQEKLKLIDAVIELIDARLPLSSRNPMVDEILQGKPRLMLMNKADLADPEVTRQWIAYFKEQGQPAFPVDASTGTGVKEIPGQIKLLLKEKIDKQIAKGMNPRAMRVLIVGIPNVGKSTLINRLAGRNIAETGDRPGVTKGQQWIKVTGGEMELLDTPGILWPKFEDQNVGYRLAVTGAIKEEILNVEDIAFFAIKYFSKYYWDAMSERFDLKERPSDFENPDEIVSVMEAIGRKRGCIVSGGRVDLEKASSIFLRELRAGKLGRYSMEAPY; this is encoded by the coding sequence TTGACAATACAATGGTTCCCCGGACATATGACCAAAGCGCGCCGCCAAATTCAGGAGAAGCTGAAGCTCATCGATGCGGTCATCGAGCTGATTGATGCGAGGCTTCCGCTCTCCAGCCGAAACCCGATGGTTGATGAAATTCTGCAGGGCAAGCCGCGGCTGATGCTGATGAATAAAGCCGATTTGGCAGACCCCGAAGTTACGCGGCAGTGGATTGCTTATTTCAAAGAGCAAGGACAGCCGGCCTTCCCGGTTGACGCATCCACCGGCACGGGAGTCAAGGAGATTCCCGGCCAGATCAAGCTGCTGCTCAAGGAGAAGATCGACAAGCAGATCGCCAAGGGTATGAACCCGCGCGCGATGCGTGTCCTGATCGTGGGCATACCGAATGTGGGCAAATCTACCCTGATCAACCGGCTAGCCGGCCGGAACATTGCGGAGACGGGAGATCGCCCTGGAGTCACTAAGGGACAGCAATGGATCAAGGTTACCGGCGGCGAGATGGAGCTGCTGGACACCCCCGGTATCCTGTGGCCGAAATTCGAGGATCAGAATGTCGGTTACCGGTTGGCCGTGACCGGAGCGATCAAAGAGGAAATTCTGAATGTGGAGGATATTGCGTTTTTTGCAATCAAATATTTCTCCAAGTACTATTGGGATGCGATGAGCGAGCGCTTCGATCTGAAGGAGCGTCCGAGCGATTTCGAGAATCCGGATGAGATCGTGTCCGTCATGGAGGCCATCGGCCGAAAGCGGGGATGCATCGTCAGCGGAGGAAGAGTCGATCTGGAGAAGGCATCCAGCATCTTCCTGCGGGAGCTGCGTGCCGGGAAGCTGGGCCGCTACTCCATGGAGGCCCCATATTAA
- a CDS encoding LacI family DNA-binding transcriptional regulator, protein MAKEKVTIQDIADALGISRNTASKALNGSATIPDETRNKVIKKAIELKYKQFAYMESDSLISKQPGNIALLTANMPSNSHFGSRLISGLEKRISDEGYNLSIHIVRDIDRSSLMLPNNFEASKVDGIICIELFDLEYSKKITSLGVPTIFIDCAADLFYPDLEADLLLMENEHSTYRLTKQLIDKGCRTLGFIGDYHHCKSFHERWAGFTRALNEKGIPLDLDQCVLNPDREFFSDADWMDKRLGEMKQLPSGFVCANDFIAVNVMKALKNKDLHIPEDIVVTGFDNANESRIVEPHLTTVHIYSNEMGITAANMLLSRIKEPSQPYQVTHIQTKPILRESTGD, encoded by the coding sequence ATGGCAAAAGAGAAAGTCACAATCCAGGACATCGCCGATGCGCTCGGCATTTCTAGGAACACGGCGTCCAAGGCGCTGAACGGCAGCGCCACCATCCCGGACGAGACCCGCAATAAGGTCATTAAGAAAGCGATCGAGCTTAAATATAAGCAGTTTGCGTACATGGAATCGGACAGTCTAATATCAAAACAACCGGGCAATATCGCATTGCTCACCGCAAATATGCCGAGCAACTCCCACTTCGGGTCGCGGCTCATCAGCGGCTTGGAGAAGCGGATCAGCGACGAAGGCTATAATTTATCCATTCATATCGTCAGGGACATCGACAGGTCCTCGCTCATGCTGCCCAACAATTTCGAGGCCTCCAAGGTGGACGGGATCATCTGCATTGAGCTGTTTGATTTGGAGTACAGCAAGAAGATTACAAGCCTCGGCGTGCCGACCATCTTCATCGACTGCGCGGCTGACCTGTTCTACCCTGATTTGGAGGCCGACCTGCTGCTGATGGAGAACGAGCACAGCACGTACCGATTAACGAAGCAGCTGATCGATAAAGGGTGCAGAACCTTAGGATTTATCGGGGATTATCATCATTGCAAAAGCTTTCATGAGCGCTGGGCGGGCTTTACACGCGCATTGAACGAGAAGGGCATTCCCCTCGACCTTGACCAGTGCGTCCTGAACCCGGATCGGGAATTTTTCTCCGATGCCGACTGGATGGACAAGCGGCTGGGCGAGATGAAGCAGCTGCCTTCCGGCTTCGTATGCGCCAATGATTTTATTGCGGTGAATGTCATGAAAGCGCTCAAAAACAAAGACCTTCACATTCCGGAGGACATCGTCGTCACCGGATTTGACAACGCCAATGAATCGCGCATCGTTGAGCCTCATTTGACGACGGTCCACATTTACAGCAATGAAATGGGGATTACGGCAGCAAACATGCTGTTATCCCGGATTAAAGAGCCTTCGCAGCCTTATCAAGTCACCCACATCCAGACAAAGCCAATCTTACGCGAATCGACAGGCGACTAA
- a CDS encoding ABC transporter permease, giving the protein MVHRERRSAGKGLEFLRKNYFLYILLAPALILTLIFKYVPMYGAIIAFKDFSPIKGILGSEWVGLKHFEKFLSSPNFDVILMNTLKLSFFGLIFSFPVPIILALMLNQVRRASVKKNIQLFLYAPNFISVVVIVGMLFIFLSPTGPINQFVIWITGEPLMFMSKPEYFRWIYILSDIWQGAGWASIIYVAALANVDPELHNAASLDGANLLQRIRNIDLPTIRPIMAIVFILAAGGIMSIGFEKAYLMQTSMNLPASEIIATYVYKVGLQSGDYAYSAAVGLFNSVINVILLISVNFIVKKLNEGEGLY; this is encoded by the coding sequence ATGGTGCACAGAGAGAGGCGATCCGCGGGGAAGGGGCTCGAATTCCTGAGAAAAAACTACTTTCTGTACATCCTGCTTGCTCCGGCGCTTATACTGACCCTTATTTTCAAATATGTGCCGATGTACGGCGCGATCATTGCCTTCAAGGACTTCAGCCCGATCAAAGGGATTTTGGGGAGCGAATGGGTGGGGCTGAAGCATTTTGAGAAGTTTCTATCTTCGCCTAATTTCGATGTCATATTAATGAATACGCTTAAATTAAGCTTTTTCGGTCTTATTTTCAGCTTTCCGGTGCCGATCATTTTAGCGCTGATGCTGAATCAGGTCCGAAGAGCGTCCGTGAAGAAAAATATTCAGCTCTTCCTGTACGCCCCCAACTTTATTTCGGTCGTCGTCATTGTCGGGATGCTCTTCATCTTCCTGTCGCCGACCGGTCCGATTAACCAGTTCGTGATCTGGATCACGGGCGAGCCTCTCATGTTCATGTCAAAGCCGGAGTATTTCCGATGGATCTATATATTATCGGATATATGGCAGGGAGCCGGATGGGCATCGATCATTTATGTGGCGGCACTCGCGAACGTCGATCCGGAGCTGCATAACGCCGCTAGCCTGGACGGGGCCAATCTGCTCCAGCGAATCCGCAACATCGATCTTCCGACGATCCGGCCGATCATGGCCATCGTATTCATTCTGGCGGCCGGCGGCATCATGTCGATCGGGTTTGAGAAGGCCTACCTGATGCAGACCTCGATGAACCTTCCGGCTTCCGAAATTATCGCAACCTATGTATACAAGGTCGGCTTGCAATCGGGTGACTATGCCTATTCCGCCGCGGTGGGACTCTTCAACTCGGTCATTAACGTCATCCTGCTGATCTCGGTAAACTTCATCGTCAAGAAACTAAATGAGGGAGAAGGCCTCTACTAG
- a CDS encoding carbohydrate ABC transporter permease: protein MAVKHSRFDRFLLTLIGIFLTLAVLIVVVPLVYIIVASFMDPTVLLSKGLSFNLSDWSLEGYRKILSNPAMVRGFGNAVFYSAAFAFVTVTVSVCAGYALSENRLAGRHVFMTLFIITMFFGGGLIPTYLLVRELGMLNTVWAVIIPGAVNVWNIILSRTFFKGIPNELKEAANVDGASDMRIFFGIVLPLSKPIIFVLALYAFVGQWNAFFDAMIYLEDPKLHPLQLVLRSILIQNQAAPGMINDQLAMAELKRLSEMIKYSAIVISSLPLLVMYPFFQKYFEKGVMVGSLK, encoded by the coding sequence ATGGCCGTCAAGCATTCGCGGTTCGACCGTTTTCTGTTAACGCTAATCGGAATTTTTCTTACTCTGGCCGTCCTCATCGTCGTCGTGCCGCTGGTTTACATTATCGTGGCTTCGTTCATGGATCCGACGGTGCTGCTGAGCAAGGGACTCTCGTTTAACTTGTCGGATTGGAGCCTCGAAGGCTACAGAAAAATTCTGTCCAATCCTGCGATGGTTCGAGGGTTCGGAAACGCCGTGTTTTATTCGGCAGCCTTTGCCTTTGTGACCGTAACCGTATCGGTCTGCGCCGGATATGCCCTTTCCGAAAATAGGCTCGCCGGCCGGCACGTATTCATGACCTTGTTTATCATCACGATGTTCTTCGGCGGAGGGCTGATTCCTACATACCTGCTGGTGAGGGAGCTTGGCATGCTGAATACGGTATGGGCCGTCATCATTCCCGGAGCCGTCAATGTGTGGAATATCATTTTGTCCAGAACCTTCTTCAAAGGCATCCCGAACGAGCTGAAAGAGGCGGCCAATGTGGATGGAGCATCGGATATGCGAATTTTCTTCGGAATCGTGCTGCCTTTATCGAAGCCGATCATTTTTGTCCTTGCCCTGTATGCGTTTGTCGGCCAGTGGAACGCATTCTTCGATGCCATGATCTATCTGGAGGATCCGAAGCTGCACCCGCTGCAGCTGGTGCTCCGGTCGATCCTGATCCAGAATCAGGCGGCTCCGGGCATGATCAACGACCAGCTTGCCATGGCAGAGCTGAAGCGACTGTCCGAGATGATCAAGTATTCTGCGATTGTCATCTCGAGCCTTCCGCTGCTCGTCATGTACCCGTTCTTCCAGAAATACTTCGAGAAAGGCGTCATGGTCGGTTCCTTGAAATAG
- a CDS encoding ABC transporter substrate-binding protein, translating into MKKTRTQRTAGKVISISALTALLLLSGCGGGGKAESESPDGKVTLNFLTQSSPLAPADPNDKLINKRLEEKTGIHINWKNYTSDVFAEKRNLAVASGDLPDAIFDAGYGDYDLLKLAKDGVIIPVEDLIDQHMPNFKKVLEQAPEYRSLITAPDGHIYSFPWIEELGSGKERIQSVDNFPWINVEWLNKLGLEMPTTTEELKEVLIAFKTQDPNGNGQADEIPLSFINKPGGEDLTFLFASFGLGENWDHTVVTDDGKVVFTSAEEGYKDAVKFVNELYEEGLIDIEAFQQDWNTYLAKGKDHRYGLYFTWDKANITGMNDAYDLMPPLAGPSGEINVTRTNGIGLDRGRMVITSSNKHLEETAKWVDQLYEPLQSVQNNWGTYGDDTQQNIFELDEEKGMLKHLPLEGTAPVELRQKTSIAGPLAILDEYYGKYTTMPDDAAWRLKLMKDVMVPHMKAENTYPKVFFSIEELDRLSTIETDLFPYLERMRTEWYQNGKIDQEWDAYLKELDRLGLQEWLSIKQAGYDRSTK; encoded by the coding sequence ATGAAAAAGACAAGAACCCAAAGAACCGCAGGCAAGGTCATATCGATATCGGCGCTCACAGCGCTGCTGCTCCTTTCCGGCTGCGGCGGGGGCGGCAAGGCGGAGAGCGAATCGCCGGACGGGAAGGTAACGCTCAACTTCCTGACGCAAAGCTCGCCGCTTGCGCCGGCCGACCCGAACGACAAGCTGATCAATAAGCGACTGGAGGAGAAGACCGGCATTCATATCAACTGGAAAAATTACACCAGCGACGTCTTTGCCGAGAAACGGAATTTGGCCGTAGCCAGCGGCGATCTCCCGGACGCGATCTTTGACGCCGGATACGGCGACTACGATCTGCTGAAGCTGGCCAAGGACGGGGTCATCATCCCTGTCGAGGACTTGATTGACCAGCACATGCCGAATTTCAAAAAGGTGCTGGAGCAAGCCCCTGAATACCGAAGTTTGATTACGGCACCGGATGGACATATATATTCGTTTCCGTGGATCGAAGAGCTGGGATCCGGCAAGGAGCGCATTCAATCGGTCGATAACTTCCCGTGGATCAATGTCGAGTGGCTGAACAAGCTCGGGCTTGAGATGCCAACGACGACCGAGGAGTTGAAAGAGGTGCTGATCGCGTTTAAGACCCAGGACCCGAACGGAAACGGGCAAGCGGATGAAATCCCGCTGTCCTTCATCAACAAGCCGGGCGGCGAGGATCTGACCTTTCTCTTTGCCTCATTCGGATTAGGGGAGAACTGGGACCACACGGTGGTCACCGACGATGGCAAGGTCGTCTTCACCTCAGCGGAAGAAGGCTATAAAGATGCCGTGAAGTTTGTGAATGAGCTGTACGAGGAAGGACTTATCGATATCGAAGCGTTCCAGCAGGATTGGAACACTTATCTCGCCAAAGGCAAAGATCATCGCTACGGCTTGTACTTCACTTGGGATAAAGCGAACATTACCGGCATGAACGATGCGTATGATCTGATGCCGCCGCTTGCCGGCCCGAGTGGGGAGATTAATGTCACCCGAACGAACGGAATCGGTCTTGACCGCGGCCGAATGGTCATTACAAGCAGCAATAAGCATCTGGAAGAGACCGCAAAATGGGTCGATCAGCTGTATGAGCCGCTGCAGTCGGTACAGAACAACTGGGGGACATACGGAGACGATACGCAGCAGAATATCTTCGAGCTGGACGAAGAGAAGGGAATGCTGAAGCATCTTCCGCTTGAAGGAACCGCCCCGGTCGAACTGCGTCAAAAAACGAGCATTGCGGGACCGCTCGCAATCCTCGACGAATATTACGGCAAATATACGACGATGCCGGATGACGCGGCATGGAGGCTGAAGCTGATGAAAGACGTTATGGTACCGCATATGAAAGCGGAGAATACGTATCCGAAGGTGTTCTTCTCCATCGAGGAGCTGGACCGGTTGTCCACCATCGAAACGGATTTATTCCCGTACCTGGAGAGAATGCGCACCGAATGGTACCAGAACGGAAAAATCGATCAGGAATGGGATGCCTATCTGAAGGAGCTGGACCGTCTTGGACTGCAGGAATGGCTGTCCATCAAACAGGCCGGATATGACCGCAGCACGAAATAA
- a CDS encoding glycoside hydrolase family 32 protein, with protein MSTITHDDYRGIYHFSPKQNWMNDPNGMVYFKGEYHLFYQHHPFGTTWGPMHWGHAVSKDLVTWEELPIALLPDEHGMIFSGSAVVDWRNTTGFFDDEPGLVAIFTHHVDGAEGTEVKQYQSLAYSKDNGRTWIKYEGNPVLKHETYVDFRDPKVFWHEETKKWVMIVACGQTVCIFTSPDLKDWTFGSEFGEGIGSHDGVWECPDLFPLPVGEGKTKWVMLVSIGDNPAYAEGSRTQFFTGEFDGACFKPDEASASRIRWLDHGRDNYAGVSWSDIPEADGRRLFIGWMSNWKYANQTPTSGYRGAMTTVRELKLEERDGMAELIQQPARELERYRRAVVSIERADAATAAAKLSKLRLDSYEIHAVIKADSTLAFKIRTGPEQETVIGYSGPATEVYVDRSRSGISDFHPAFPGRHAAPLKTKDEHVELRILVDRSSVEVFAGGGQVVFTDLIYPDKASTGLHIEANGSEHAEVIQSLHLYELSV; from the coding sequence ATGTCAACAATTACACACGATGACTACCGGGGCATATATCATTTTTCTCCGAAGCAGAATTGGATGAACGATCCGAACGGGATGGTTTATTTCAAAGGGGAGTACCATTTATTTTATCAGCACCATCCGTTTGGTACGACTTGGGGACCGATGCATTGGGGGCATGCGGTCAGCAAGGATTTGGTTACATGGGAAGAGCTTCCGATCGCGCTCTTGCCGGATGAGCACGGCATGATTTTTTCCGGGAGCGCCGTTGTCGATTGGCGCAATACGACCGGGTTCTTCGATGATGAACCGGGACTGGTCGCCATCTTTACGCATCATGTCGACGGAGCCGAAGGCACGGAAGTCAAGCAGTACCAAAGCCTGGCCTACAGCAAAGATAACGGCAGAACGTGGATTAAATATGAAGGGAATCCGGTCCTGAAGCATGAGACTTACGTAGACTTTCGCGATCCCAAGGTTTTCTGGCATGAAGAGACGAAGAAATGGGTCATGATCGTGGCATGCGGACAGACGGTCTGCATCTTTACGTCCCCGGATTTGAAGGATTGGACTTTCGGAAGCGAGTTCGGAGAGGGGATTGGATCCCACGACGGGGTATGGGAGTGTCCGGACCTGTTCCCGCTGCCGGTCGGCGAAGGGAAGACGAAGTGGGTAATGCTCGTTAGCATCGGCGACAATCCGGCATATGCCGAAGGCTCCCGAACGCAGTTTTTTACCGGTGAGTTCGACGGAGCGTGCTTTAAGCCCGATGAAGCGTCGGCTAGCCGGATCCGCTGGCTCGATCACGGACGGGATAATTATGCCGGCGTCAGCTGGTCGGATATCCCGGAAGCCGATGGCAGGCGTTTATTTATCGGTTGGATGAGCAACTGGAAGTATGCAAACCAGACACCGACTTCCGGCTATCGGGGGGCCATGACCACGGTACGCGAGCTGAAGCTGGAAGAACGCGACGGCATGGCGGAACTGATTCAGCAGCCGGCGCGTGAGCTGGAGCGTTACCGGAGAGCGGTTGTGTCCATTGAGCGGGCAGACGCAGCTACCGCGGCCGCAAAGCTGTCGAAGCTCCGGCTGGACAGCTATGAGATCCATGCGGTCATCAAAGCTGACAGCACCCTGGCGTTTAAAATAAGAACCGGGCCGGAGCAGGAGACGGTCATCGGATACAGCGGCCCGGCTACCGAGGTATATGTGGATCGATCCAGGTCCGGCATCTCGGATTTCCACCCCGCGTTTCCCGGAAGACACGCAGCGCCATTGAAAACTAAGGATGAGCATGTGGAGCTTCGGATATTGGTCGACCGTTCCTCCGTCGAGGTGTTTGCAGGCGGCGGTCAGGTCGTCTTCACGGACCTGATCTATCCGGATAAAGCATCGACGGGCTTGCATATAGAAGCGAACGGCAGCGAGCATGCCGAAGTGATCCAATCTCTTCATCTCTACGAATTGTCGGTGTAA
- a CDS encoding ROK family protein produces the protein MRIGAIEAGGTKFLCGVGNELGIMEDVVHFPTEHPDVTLSRVISYFSDKHVDAIGIGSFGPIDLRPRSTTYGFVTTTPKQGWGHCDVLGKLKKHYDVPYGWDTDVNAAAYGETVWGAAKGLGSCVYITIGTGVGVGVYTEGRLVHGLVHPEGGHVLIRRHPDDEYAGACPYHGDCLEGMAAGPAIEARWSVKGDQLPADHPAWPMEAYYIAQAVAGIILTHSPEKIILGGGVMQQAHLFPLVRSEVQRILNGYVQADEIMNRIEEYIVPPGLGSQAGLYGALALGLKAIQDRRSAV, from the coding sequence ATGCGTATCGGAGCAATTGAGGCAGGAGGCACCAAGTTTCTCTGCGGCGTCGGGAATGAACTTGGGATCATGGAGGATGTCGTCCATTTTCCGACGGAGCATCCGGATGTTACGCTGTCCCGCGTCATTTCCTATTTCAGCGATAAACATGTGGATGCGATCGGCATCGGCTCATTCGGCCCGATCGATTTGAGGCCCCGCAGCACAACATACGGGTTCGTAACAACGACGCCGAAGCAGGGCTGGGGGCATTGCGACGTGCTCGGGAAACTGAAGAAACATTATGATGTGCCATACGGTTGGGATACGGACGTGAACGCGGCAGCCTACGGCGAAACGGTGTGGGGAGCGGCTAAAGGCCTGGGCAGCTGCGTTTATATAACGATCGGTACCGGCGTAGGGGTCGGCGTATACACAGAGGGCAGGCTCGTCCATGGACTGGTTCATCCGGAAGGAGGCCATGTCCTGATAAGACGCCATCCTGACGATGAATATGCAGGGGCTTGTCCTTATCACGGAGACTGCTTGGAGGGCATGGCTGCCGGCCCGGCGATCGAAGCGCGCTGGAGTGTGAAAGGCGATCAGCTGCCGGCAGACCACCCGGCCTGGCCTATGGAAGCCTACTATATCGCACAGGCCGTTGCAGGGATCATTTTGACGCATTCCCCGGAGAAGATCATTCTGGGCGGCGGCGTCATGCAGCAGGCCCATCTGTTTCCGCTGGTCCGTTCCGAAGTTCAGCGGATCTTAAACGGATATGTGCAGGCGGATGAAATTATGAACCGGATCGAGGAATATATCGTTCCACCCGGTTTGGGCTCTCAAGCCGGACTTTATGGTGCGCTGGCACTGGGATTAAAGGCGATTCAAGACCGCCGTTCCGCCGTATAG